In a genomic window of Arthrobacter woluwensis:
- a CDS encoding CHY zinc finger protein, giving the protein MPHTPPPVLGPTVDDETRCIHYRTPVDIIAIKFFCCGDYYPCHLCHEETADHPARQWPRERRGEKAVLCGVCRTELSIDAYLATDSCPDCHGLFNERCRLHTHLYFD; this is encoded by the coding sequence ATGCCCCACACGCCCCCGCCCGTCCTCGGCCCCACGGTCGATGACGAGACCCGGTGCATCCACTACCGCACGCCCGTCGACATCATCGCCATCAAGTTCTTCTGCTGCGGCGACTACTACCCGTGCCACCTCTGCCACGAGGAAACCGCCGACCACCCCGCACGCCAGTGGCCCCGGGAACGCCGCGGCGAGAAGGCAGTCCTCTGCGGAGTCTGCCGGACCGAGCTGAGCATCGACGCCTACCTCGCCACCGACAGTTGCCCCGACTGCCACGGCCTCTTCAACGAGCGCTGCCGCCTCCACACACACCTCTACTTCGACTGA
- a CDS encoding HNH endonuclease gives MDEQAEIRRDIFKWLQGQEIANGGYEFRREFLRSAYSYRGHQIALMDPQTGIWNPRGFDTTLSITNTLKGPYDDEANAEYLRYSYERRSGQPLVSGRNLKLRAAAERKDPVILFQEVHPALYVPRYPVFLEGDDPVEGYVDVFLDRALSDPEDPLYEPALPKSYAQQVRSVRLHQRDFRRRVVHAYEYHCAVCELDIPALIDAAHITPDAHVSSSTEVSNGLALCKLHHAAFDGNLLSIDRHYRVSVRPDVLALPSTSLVKHGMQDMNGRSLYVPRVISLRPDPASLDRRFQEYLKSW, from the coding sequence GTGGACGAACAGGCGGAGATCAGACGCGACATCTTCAAGTGGCTTCAGGGCCAGGAGATTGCCAATGGCGGTTATGAGTTTCGCAGAGAATTCCTCCGGTCTGCCTATAGCTACCGTGGGCATCAGATCGCGCTGATGGACCCCCAGACAGGTATTTGGAATCCTCGAGGGTTCGATACAACCCTGTCTATTACCAATACGCTGAAGGGTCCCTACGATGACGAGGCGAACGCGGAGTATTTGAGGTACTCCTACGAGAGGCGGTCCGGCCAGCCATTGGTCAGTGGCCGCAATCTTAAGCTCCGGGCCGCGGCGGAGCGTAAAGACCCAGTCATTCTGTTTCAGGAAGTCCATCCGGCGTTGTATGTGCCTCGATACCCGGTCTTTCTTGAAGGAGATGATCCGGTCGAAGGTTACGTTGACGTCTTTTTGGATCGTGCGCTGAGTGACCCGGAGGACCCGCTTTACGAGCCCGCGTTGCCGAAATCATACGCCCAACAGGTCCGCAGCGTCCGCTTGCATCAGCGGGACTTCCGGCGTCGTGTGGTGCACGCCTATGAGTATCACTGCGCCGTCTGTGAACTGGATATTCCCGCCTTGATTGATGCTGCGCATATCACTCCGGACGCTCATGTCTCGAGCTCAACCGAGGTGTCCAATGGTTTGGCATTGTGTAAGTTGCATCATGCTGCGTTTGACGGCAATTTGCTGAGCATTGACCGTCATTATCGAGTATCGGTGCGACCCGATGTTCTCGCGTTGCCAAGCACTTCGCTGGTGAAGCACGGGATGCAGGACATGAATGGTCGTTCGTTGTACGTCCCACGCGTAATATCGCTCCGCCCGGACCCCGCCAGCTTGGACCGGCGTTTTCAGGAGTATCTCAAAAGTTGGTGA
- a CDS encoding WXG100 family type VII secretion target, with translation MAVWGADVQQLRALGKKLEAGAQAIDEQRNQLTSALNGVQWMGPDADKFKNEWQSQHVPALNKVAEALRTAGKSAAKNAQEQETASH, from the coding sequence ATGGCAGTTTGGGGTGCAGACGTCCAGCAGCTTCGCGCACTGGGTAAGAAGCTCGAAGCAGGCGCACAGGCCATCGATGAGCAGCGTAACCAGCTCACCAGCGCCCTCAACGGCGTCCAGTGGATGGGCCCGGACGCGGACAAGTTCAAGAACGAATGGCAGTCCCAGCACGTGCCGGCCCTGAACAAGGTCGCCGAAGCACTGCGCACCGCCGGCAAGAGCGCGGCCAAGAACGCCCAGGAACAGGAAACCGCTTCCCACTAA
- a CDS encoding O-succinylhomoserine sulfhydrylase, whose protein sequence is MAFNPEAASWSPATQAVRGGLDRTGFYETSEALFLNSGFVYDSAEAAERAFTGEDERFVYSRYGNPTVATFQERLRLLEGTEACFATASGMSAVFTALGALLAAGDRVVAARSLFGSCFVILNEILPRWGVETVFVDGPDLEQWREALSVPTQAVFFESPSNPMQEIVDIAAVSELAHAAGATVVADNVFATPMLQRCTDLGADVVVYSGTKHIDGQGRVMGGAILGTKEFIDGPVKNLMRHTGPSLSSFNAWVLTKGLETLDMRVRHSSASALKLAEWLERQPGVTWVKYPLLPSHPQFELAKQQMSAGGTVLTFELAPLPGGTAKDAAFTLLNGLKIVDISNNLGDSKSLITHPATTTHRAMGPEGRASIGLGDGVVRLSVGLEDVDDLIRDFEQALAG, encoded by the coding sequence ATGGCGTTCAATCCTGAGGCCGCGTCCTGGTCGCCGGCCACGCAGGCCGTCCGGGGCGGGCTGGACCGCACGGGCTTCTACGAGACCTCCGAGGCGTTGTTCCTGAACTCGGGCTTCGTCTACGACTCCGCGGAGGCCGCCGAACGCGCCTTCACCGGTGAGGACGAGCGCTTCGTGTACTCGCGCTACGGCAATCCGACCGTCGCCACCTTCCAGGAGCGGCTGCGGCTGCTCGAAGGCACCGAGGCGTGCTTCGCGACGGCGTCCGGCATGTCCGCGGTGTTCACGGCCCTGGGCGCGCTGCTCGCCGCCGGGGACCGCGTGGTCGCGGCGCGGTCGCTGTTCGGTTCCTGCTTCGTGATCCTGAACGAGATCCTGCCGCGCTGGGGCGTGGAGACCGTGTTCGTCGACGGGCCCGATCTGGAGCAGTGGCGCGAGGCCCTGTCCGTGCCGACGCAGGCGGTGTTCTTCGAATCGCCGTCGAACCCGATGCAGGAGATCGTGGACATCGCCGCGGTCAGCGAGCTCGCGCACGCCGCGGGCGCCACCGTGGTGGCCGACAACGTCTTCGCCACCCCCATGCTGCAGCGCTGCACGGATCTGGGGGCCGACGTCGTCGTGTATTCCGGGACCAAGCACATCGACGGGCAGGGGCGCGTCATGGGCGGCGCGATCCTCGGGACCAAGGAGTTCATCGACGGGCCGGTGAAGAACCTCATGCGGCACACGGGGCCGTCGCTGTCGAGCTTCAACGCCTGGGTGCTGACGAAGGGCCTGGAGACGCTGGACATGCGCGTGCGGCACTCGTCCGCCTCCGCTCTGAAGCTGGCCGAGTGGCTCGAACGGCAGCCCGGGGTGACCTGGGTGAAGTATCCGTTGCTGCCCTCGCACCCGCAGTTCGAACTGGCGAAACAGCAGATGAGCGCGGGCGGCACCGTGCTGACGTTCGAGCTCGCGCCGCTTCCCGGCGGCACGGCCAAGGACGCGGCGTTCACGCTGCTCAACGGCCTGAAGATCGTGGACATCTCGAACAACCTGGGCGACTCCAAGAGCCTCATCACTCATCCGGCGACGACGACGCACCGCGCCATGGGTCCGGAAGGCCGGGCCTCGATCGGGCTGGGTGACGGTGTGGTGCGCTTGTCGGTCGGGCTGGAGGATGTGGACGACCTGATCCGCGACTTCGAGCAGGCGCTGGCGGGCTAG
- a CDS encoding DUF1737 domain-containing protein — translation MPARKEPTSAPAGTAGAAKATTPRSTAAKPATRAPRTTKAAAAKPAAAKASPAKAATTTATAPAAEQATAAAPAVAPQDVTAETPARLPYRLLTGPDTREFCERVSAALADGYILYGSPSVTFNGETVIAAQAVVLPYAPPAPPAPVVDPYAVPATGFAPYGGAL, via the coding sequence TTGCCTGCCCGCAAAGAACCCACGTCCGCCCCTGCCGGAACCGCCGGCGCCGCCAAGGCCACGACGCCCAGGAGCACCGCGGCCAAGCCCGCCACCCGGGCTCCGCGCACCACGAAGGCCGCGGCCGCCAAGCCGGCAGCCGCCAAGGCCTCCCCCGCGAAGGCCGCCACGACGACGGCGACCGCCCCCGCCGCCGAGCAGGCCACTGCCGCCGCGCCCGCCGTCGCGCCCCAGGACGTGACGGCCGAGACGCCCGCCCGCCTGCCCTACCGCCTCCTGACCGGCCCGGACACCCGCGAATTCTGCGAACGGGTCTCCGCCGCCCTGGCCGATGGGTACATCCTCTACGGGAGCCCGTCCGTGACCTTCAACGGGGAGACGGTGATCGCGGCCCAGGCCGTCGTCCTGCCCTACGCGCCGCCCGCGCCGCCGGCCCCGGTCGTCGACCCGTACGCCGTCCCCGCCACCGGCTTCGCCCCCTACGGCGGTGCCCTGTGA
- a CDS encoding transglutaminase family protein → MTRLKIVHRTGYHYNKPVLVSYNEARMTPPTEPGQTVLGSRITVERPGATQARYADYWGTQVTTFEVHEPHEWLEVVATATVDVNREQAPAPDGEPLGWAELSSRAVQDEFSDHLPQTRLSAPGEEATELVAALAGRPTPKAAAEEVFSRLRGEMTYMPGSTGVHTDAAQAWAQRQGVCQDLAHLAIGCLRSLGIPARYVSGYLHPRAEADPGQTVAGQSHAWLEWWDGAWHSWDPTNHKAAGDFHVVVARGRDYRDVAPLKGILSGGGGSRLEVSVDMTWLTWDSVRA, encoded by the coding sequence ATGACACGTCTGAAGATCGTGCACCGCACCGGCTACCACTACAACAAGCCGGTCCTGGTCAGCTACAACGAAGCACGGATGACACCGCCCACGGAGCCCGGGCAGACGGTGCTCGGCTCGCGCATCACGGTCGAACGGCCCGGCGCCACCCAGGCCCGGTACGCCGACTACTGGGGCACCCAGGTGACCACCTTCGAGGTCCACGAGCCTCACGAATGGCTCGAAGTGGTGGCCACCGCCACGGTCGACGTGAACCGCGAGCAGGCTCCGGCGCCCGACGGCGAACCGCTCGGCTGGGCTGAGCTGTCCAGCCGAGCGGTGCAGGACGAGTTCAGCGACCACCTGCCCCAGACGCGCCTGTCCGCGCCGGGTGAGGAGGCGACGGAACTGGTGGCGGCGCTCGCCGGACGGCCGACGCCGAAGGCCGCCGCGGAGGAGGTGTTCTCGAGGCTGCGGGGCGAGATGACGTACATGCCCGGCAGCACCGGCGTGCACACCGACGCGGCGCAGGCGTGGGCGCAGCGCCAGGGGGTCTGCCAGGACCTTGCCCACCTGGCCATCGGCTGCCTCAGGAGCCTCGGGATCCCGGCACGGTACGTCTCCGGATACCTGCACCCGCGGGCGGAGGCCGACCCGGGCCAGACCGTGGCCGGGCAGTCTCACGCCTGGCTCGAATGGTGGGACGGCGCCTGGCACAGCTGGGATCCGACCAATCACAAGGCCGCCGGGGACTTCCACGTGGTGGTGGCCCGCGGCCGGGACTACCGCGACGTGGCGCCGCTCAAGGGCATCCTGTCCGGCGGCGGGGGTTCGCGGCTCGAGGTCTCGGTCGACATGACCTGGCTGACCTGGGACTCCGTGCGCGCGTAG
- a CDS encoding circularly permuted type 2 ATP-grasp protein — MPASSSDLFASYSGALATSKAFDEMFIAAAAGGGAESAGLTARGSYRQLTTVLAGLTPDDIAARAEAMARTFLDRGVTFDFAGEERPFPLDIVPRVIDAQEWQGLERGVAQRVRALEAFLNDVYGAQDAVRDGVLPRKLITSSKHFHRQVHGFRPAGGVRVHVSGIDIVRDGEGTLRVLEDNVRVPSGVSYVLENRRAMAKALPEVFSQQSIRPVEEYPRRLLSALRKTAPDGVEDPTVVVLTPGIFNSAYFEHTLLAGLMGVELVEGRDLTCRGNQVFMRTTSGEQRVDVIYKRLDDEFLDPLQFRADSMLGCPGLVNAARSGGVTIANAVGNGVADDKLIYSYVPDLIRYYLGEEPILANVDTFRLEEDAAREEVLDRLPELVVKPVDGSGGKGLVIGPDASREELDTLRRQLIEDPRGWIAQPVLQLSTVPTLHRERFSPRHVDLRPFAVNDGEDVWVLPGGLTRVALKEGSLVVNSSQGGGSKDTWVLGEETGAADPGPSRRRFGHSARTSVWPVETSWRDSQAGQQQ; from the coding sequence ATGCCGGCATCATCATCGGATCTGTTCGCCAGCTATTCGGGGGCCTTGGCCACGTCGAAAGCCTTCGACGAGATGTTCATCGCGGCTGCGGCGGGCGGTGGCGCGGAGTCCGCGGGCCTCACGGCACGGGGCTCTTACCGCCAGCTGACCACGGTCCTCGCGGGGCTCACCCCGGACGACATCGCTGCCCGGGCGGAGGCCATGGCCCGCACCTTCCTGGACCGCGGCGTCACCTTCGACTTCGCCGGCGAGGAACGGCCGTTCCCCCTGGACATCGTCCCGCGGGTCATCGACGCCCAGGAATGGCAGGGCCTGGAACGAGGCGTGGCCCAGCGGGTCCGGGCCCTGGAGGCCTTCCTCAACGACGTCTACGGCGCGCAGGATGCCGTGCGCGACGGCGTCCTGCCGCGCAAGCTCATCACGTCCAGCAAGCACTTCCACCGGCAGGTCCACGGCTTCCGTCCGGCGGGCGGCGTCCGGGTGCACGTGTCCGGGATCGACATCGTCCGCGACGGCGAGGGCACGCTGCGGGTGCTCGAGGACAATGTGCGCGTCCCCTCGGGCGTCAGTTACGTCCTGGAGAACCGGCGGGCCATGGCGAAGGCGCTGCCGGAGGTGTTCAGCCAGCAGTCCATCCGCCCCGTGGAGGAGTACCCGCGGCGCCTGCTCTCGGCCCTCCGGAAGACCGCCCCGGACGGCGTGGAGGACCCGACGGTCGTGGTCCTGACCCCGGGCATCTTCAACTCCGCGTACTTCGAGCACACCCTCCTGGCGGGGCTGATGGGCGTGGAACTCGTGGAGGGCCGGGACCTCACGTGCCGCGGCAACCAGGTCTTCATGCGGACCACCTCCGGCGAGCAGCGCGTGGACGTCATCTACAAGCGCCTCGACGACGAGTTCCTCGACCCCCTGCAGTTCCGGGCCGACTCCATGCTGGGCTGCCCTGGCCTGGTCAACGCGGCGCGGTCGGGCGGGGTGACGATCGCGAACGCCGTCGGCAACGGGGTGGCCGATGACAAACTCATCTACTCCTACGTCCCGGACCTCATCCGGTACTACCTGGGCGAGGAGCCGATCCTGGCCAATGTGGACACCTTCCGGCTCGAGGAGGACGCGGCCCGCGAGGAGGTCCTGGACCGGCTGCCGGAACTCGTGGTCAAGCCCGTGGACGGTTCGGGCGGCAAAGGTCTCGTGATCGGTCCCGACGCCAGCCGCGAGGAGCTCGACACTCTGCGCCGGCAGCTCATCGAAGACCCGCGCGGCTGGATCGCGCAGCCCGTGCTCCAGTTGAGCACCGTCCCCACCCTGCACCGCGAGCGGTTCAGCCCCCGGCACGTGGACCTGCGGCCGTTCGCGGTCAACGACGGCGAGGACGTCTGGGTGCTGCCGGGCGGACTCACGCGGGTGGCGCTCAAGGAGGGCAGCCTGGTGGTCAACTCCAGCCAGGGCGGCGGGTCCAAGGACACGTGGGTGCTGGGGGAGGAGACGGGCGCGGCGGACCCAGGGCCGTCACGGCGGCGGTTCGGCCACAGCGCACGCACCAGCGTGTGGCCCGTGGAGACCAGCTGGCGCGATTCCCAGGCGGGGCAGCAGCAATGA
- a CDS encoding putative quinol monooxygenase, with protein sequence MIFITAQFPVKPEHADAWPEISRAFTEATRAEEGCLFYEWSRSLTDPSTYVLLEAFKDDDAGAAHVNSAHFKQAQAELPQYLSRTPDIVNVKVDGWSELGELAVR encoded by the coding sequence TTGATCTTCATCACCGCCCAGTTCCCGGTCAAGCCCGAGCACGCCGACGCCTGGCCCGAGATCTCCCGCGCCTTCACCGAGGCCACCCGCGCCGAAGAAGGCTGCCTGTTCTACGAATGGTCGCGCTCCCTGACGGACCCCAGCACCTACGTGCTGCTCGAGGCGTTCAAGGACGACGACGCCGGCGCAGCCCACGTGAATTCCGCTCACTTCAAGCAGGCGCAGGCTGAGCTTCCGCAGTACCTGTCGCGGACCCCGGACATCGTCAATGTGAAGGTCGACGGCTGGTCCGAGCTCGGCGAACTCGCCGTCCGCTGA
- a CDS encoding MerR family transcriptional regulator → MSFTIAEVAERTGLSQHTLRYYERDGLLPREVGRASSGRRAYTEQDVNGIIMIARLRATGMPISDVRRYARLVRDGDASVPARLSLLLEHREHVIAQLRQVEENLAAIDTKIDIYRATTAETFACPARSGALSPLAAGSSSPLSKG, encoded by the coding sequence ATGAGCTTCACCATCGCGGAGGTCGCCGAACGCACCGGCCTCAGCCAGCACACCCTCCGGTACTACGAGCGTGACGGGCTCCTGCCGCGCGAGGTAGGCCGCGCGTCGTCGGGCCGTCGCGCCTATACCGAGCAGGACGTGAACGGCATCATCATGATCGCCCGGCTGCGGGCCACCGGCATGCCGATCTCCGACGTCAGGCGGTACGCGCGACTGGTGCGCGACGGCGACGCCTCGGTCCCCGCGCGACTGAGCCTCCTGCTGGAGCATCGCGAGCACGTGATAGCACAGCTGCGCCAAGTCGAGGAGAACCTCGCCGCGATCGACACCAAGATCGACATCTACCGCGCGACAACGGCAGAGACGTTCGCGTGCCCAGCCCGGAGCGGCGCGTTGAGTCCGTTGGCCGCGGGGTCGTCGAGTCCGCTATCGAAGGGGTGA
- a CDS encoding aldo/keto reductase encodes MSTRTLGTDSPLTVSALGLGCMGMSEFYGTPDPDAGLATIHRALDLGVTFLDTADMYGPFTNEELVGRAIAGRRDEVQLATKFGNMRGPNGERLGINGRPEYVRSACDASLQRLGVDHIDLYYQHRVDPNVPIEETVGAMAELVTAGKVRHLGLSEASAATIRRAHAVHPITAVETEYSLFSRDVEDSVLPALRELGIGLVPYSPLGRGILTGTMTAESVTGDGDARSSAYFPRFQGEALEANLALAARVTELAEARGCTPSQLALAWLLAQGEDIVPIPGTRRVKYLEENVVAASLELSPAELEALEEAVPRDAVVGERYGDMSSIDG; translated from the coding sequence ATCTCCACACGAACTCTCGGCACTGATTCCCCCCTCACCGTCTCCGCCCTGGGCCTCGGCTGCATGGGCATGTCCGAGTTCTACGGAACGCCGGACCCGGACGCAGGCCTCGCCACCATCCACCGGGCGCTCGACCTCGGCGTCACCTTCCTCGACACCGCGGACATGTACGGGCCGTTCACGAACGAAGAGCTGGTCGGGCGGGCGATCGCCGGACGCCGCGACGAGGTCCAGCTCGCCACCAAGTTCGGCAACATGCGCGGTCCGAACGGCGAACGACTCGGCATCAACGGCCGGCCCGAGTATGTGCGTTCCGCCTGCGACGCCTCCCTGCAGCGGCTCGGCGTCGACCACATCGACCTGTACTACCAGCACCGCGTGGATCCGAACGTCCCCATCGAGGAGACTGTCGGCGCCATGGCGGAGCTCGTGACGGCCGGCAAGGTGCGGCACCTGGGGCTGTCGGAGGCCTCGGCCGCGACGATCCGCCGCGCCCACGCCGTGCACCCGATCACCGCCGTCGAGACGGAGTACTCCCTGTTCTCCCGCGATGTGGAGGACTCGGTCCTGCCCGCGCTGCGCGAGCTGGGGATCGGCCTGGTGCCGTACTCGCCGCTGGGCCGCGGCATCCTGACGGGCACCATGACGGCGGAGTCGGTGACCGGCGACGGCGACGCGCGGTCGTCCGCCTACTTCCCGCGTTTCCAGGGTGAGGCGCTGGAAGCCAACCTGGCGCTGGCCGCGAGGGTGACGGAGTTGGCCGAAGCACGCGGCTGCACCCCGAGTCAGCTCGCACTCGCGTGGCTGCTGGCCCAGGGCGAGGACATCGTCCCGATCCCGGGCACCCGCCGCGTGAAGTACCTGGAGGAGAACGTGGTCGCCGCGTCCCTGGAACTCAGCCCGGCGGAACTGGAGGCGCTGGAAGAAGCCGTCCCGCGTGATGCCGTGGTGGGCGAGCGGTACGGGGACATGAGCTCGATCGACGGGTAG
- a CDS encoding WXG100 family type VII secretion target, with translation MAVWGADVQQLRALGKKLEAGAQAIDEQRNQLTSALNGVQWMGPDADKFKNEWQSQHVPALNKVAEALRTAGKSAAKNAQEQETASH, from the coding sequence ATGGCAGTTTGGGGTGCAGACGTCCAGCAGCTTCGCGCACTGGGTAAGAAGCTCGAAGCAGGCGCACAGGCCATCGACGAGCAGCGTAACCAGCTCACCAGCGCCCTCAACGGCGTCCAGTGGATGGGCCCGGACGCGGACAAGTTCAAGAACGAATGGCAGTCCCAGCACGTGCCGGCCCTGAACAAGGTCGCCGAAGCACTGCGCACCGCCGGCAAGAGCGCGGCCAAGAACGCCCAGGAACAGGAAACCGCTTCCCACTAA
- a CDS encoding rhodanese-like domain-containing protein gives MSYAGDLTPQQAWNKLKDGAILVDVRTEAEWAHIGRPKAPSGDPLFIQWNLAGGAPNQGFLTELAEQAPEAGTAELVFLCRSGQRSIAAAEAATAAGWSSYNVLEGFEGVPDRFGERTVNGWKNSGLPTTIGA, from the coding sequence GTGAGCTACGCGGGTGACCTGACGCCACAGCAGGCCTGGAACAAGCTCAAGGACGGCGCCATCCTCGTGGACGTGCGCACCGAGGCGGAGTGGGCGCACATCGGCCGTCCGAAGGCCCCGTCCGGCGACCCCCTGTTCATCCAGTGGAACCTGGCCGGTGGCGCGCCGAACCAGGGCTTCCTCACGGAGCTCGCCGAGCAGGCGCCGGAGGCGGGCACCGCGGAGCTCGTGTTCCTGTGCCGCTCCGGGCAGCGCTCCATCGCGGCGGCCGAAGCCGCGACGGCGGCGGGCTGGTCCTCGTACAACGTCCTGGAAGGCTTCGAGGGCGTCCCGGACCGTTTCGGGGAGCGCACCGTGAACGGCTGGAAGAACAGCGGCCTGCCGACCACCATCGGGGCGTGA
- a CDS encoding alpha-E domain-containing protein, protein MLSRIAESLFWIGRYVERADGTARILDVHLERLNHLPPEQQQQVARDLLQVMGSPLDRQDITLPELLRVLAYDRSSPTSIAGALGAARENARRARETVSTSLWECLNTTYFGLSRHREDVAGTYRFCQWVIERAATTSGLTDSTMSHDDSWLFMVLGRSLERADMTARMLATCDANPAGVSWVNMLRCAGAYESFLRTRRAAFDDRNAAEFLLMDRQFPRSIVYSLKNADEALALLEPSDQRSGMFNDARRIVGQARTFLEFHRSENLMDELPEHMERIQRSVARASEEIARRYYSAREEQAWVGELS, encoded by the coding sequence ATGCTGAGCCGGATCGCCGAGTCCCTGTTCTGGATCGGACGCTATGTGGAACGTGCGGACGGGACAGCCCGCATCCTCGATGTGCACCTGGAACGCCTCAATCATCTGCCGCCGGAGCAGCAGCAACAGGTGGCGCGGGACCTGCTGCAGGTCATGGGGTCGCCCCTGGACCGGCAGGACATCACCTTGCCGGAGCTGCTGCGGGTGCTCGCCTATGACCGGTCGAGCCCGACGTCGATCGCCGGCGCTCTCGGAGCCGCGCGGGAGAACGCCCGACGGGCCCGGGAGACCGTCTCCACGAGCCTGTGGGAATGCCTGAACACGACGTACTTCGGCCTCAGCCGGCACCGTGAGGACGTGGCGGGGACGTACCGCTTCTGCCAATGGGTGATCGAGCGGGCGGCCACCACGAGCGGCCTGACGGACAGCACCATGAGCCACGACGACAGCTGGCTGTTCATGGTCCTGGGCCGGTCGCTGGAGCGCGCGGACATGACCGCCCGGATGCTCGCCACGTGCGACGCCAACCCCGCGGGCGTGTCCTGGGTGAACATGCTGCGCTGCGCAGGGGCGTACGAGTCGTTCCTGCGCACGCGCCGCGCCGCGTTCGATGACCGCAACGCCGCCGAGTTCCTGCTCATGGACCGGCAGTTCCCACGGTCGATCGTCTACTCGCTCAAGAACGCGGACGAGGCGCTCGCCCTGCTGGAACCCAGCGACCAGCGCTCCGGGATGTTCAACGACGCCCGGCGCATCGTGGGCCAGGCCAGGACGTTCCTGGAGTTCCACCGCAGCGAGAACCTCATGGACGAATTGCCGGAACACATGGAACGCATCCAGCGATCCGTCGCGCGGGCCTCGGAGGAGATCGCCCGCAGGTACTACAGCGCCCGCGAAGAGCAGGCCTGGGTGGGAGAACTGTCATGA